The Verrucomicrobiota bacterium genome contains a region encoding:
- the rfbC gene encoding dTDP-4-dehydrorhamnose 3,5-epimerase: protein MIFTETKLKGAFIIDLERREDSRGFFARAYCQKEFEAHGLKPIIAQANVAFNFKKGTLRGMHFQFPPAAESKLVRATRGAILDIIVDLRPESPTYLQHISVELNEDNHTALYVPERFAHGYQALRDDTETSYQVGEFYAPGAESGLMYNDPRLGLKWPLPVAVISEKDQKFGLLKDIESEVKRRMTI from the coding sequence ATGATATTCACTGAGACGAAACTGAAGGGCGCCTTTATCATCGACCTCGAGCGGCGGGAGGACTCGCGCGGATTCTTCGCGCGCGCCTATTGTCAGAAGGAGTTTGAGGCGCATGGGTTGAAACCGATCATTGCACAGGCGAATGTCGCCTTTAACTTTAAGAAGGGAACATTACGCGGGATGCATTTCCAGTTTCCGCCCGCGGCGGAATCTAAACTCGTGCGTGCCACGCGCGGCGCGATTCTCGACATCATTGTTGACCTTCGCCCCGAAAGCCCGACCTACCTGCAGCACATTTCCGTCGAATTGAACGAGGACAATCACACTGCGCTTTATGTGCCTGAGCGTTTTGCCCACGGTTACCAGGCGCTGCGGGACGACACCGAAACCAGTTATCAAGTGGGCGAGTTCTATGCACCCGGCGCGGAGAGCGGTTTGATGTATAACGATCCGCGCCTGGGCCTCAAGTGGCCGCTGCCGGTTGCCGTGATTTCGGAGAAGGACCAGAAGTTCGGACTGCTGAAGGACATTGAGTCTGAAGTTAAACGGCGGATGACGATTTGA